A single genomic interval of Ovis aries strain OAR_USU_Benz2616 breed Rambouillet chromosome 9, ARS-UI_Ramb_v3.0, whole genome shotgun sequence harbors:
- the SDC2 gene encoding syndecan-2 isoform X1, protein MRRAWILLTWVLVACVSAESRAELTSDKDMYLDNSSIEEASGVYPIDDDDYASASGSGADEDGESPELTTSRPIPKIPFTSTAPRVETTTLSKIQDKIPAQTKSPEEIDKEKVHLPDSERKMDPAEEDTNVYTEKHSDNLFKRTEVLAAVIAGGVIGFLFAIFLILLLVYRMRKKDEGSYDLGERKPSSAAYQKAPTKEFYA, encoded by the exons cGGGCAGAGCTGACATCTGATAAAGACATGTACCTCGACAACAGCTCCATTGAAGAAGCTTCAGGAGTATATCCTATTGACGATGATGACTATGCTTCTGCATCAGGCTCGG GAGCTGATGAGGATGGAGAGAGTCCAGAGCTGACCACGTCTCGGCCCATTCCAAAGATACCATTCACTAGTACTGCTCCGAGAGTGGAAACCACAACACTGAGCAAGATACAGGACAAGATCCCTGCTCAGACAAAG TCACCTGAAGAAATTGATAAGGAAAAAGTTCACCTCCCTGactcagaaaggaaaatggaCCCAGCTGAAGAGGATACAAATGTATATACTGAGAAGCACTCAGACAATCTGTTTAAACGAACAGAAGTCCTGGCAG CTGTCATTGCTGGCGGAGTTATCGGCTTTCTCTTTGCAATTTTCCTTATCCTGCTGTTGGTGTATCgcatgagaaagaaggatgaaGGAAGTTATGATCTTGGAGAACGCAAACCATCCAGTGCTGCTTATCAGAAGGCACCTACTAAGGAGTTTTATGCGTGA
- the SDC2 gene encoding syndecan-2 isoform X2, with translation MYLDNSSIEEASGVYPIDDDDYASASGSGADEDGESPELTTSRPIPKIPFTSTAPRVETTTLSKIQDKIPAQTKSPEEIDKEKVHLPDSERKMDPAEEDTNVYTEKHSDNLFKRTEVLAAVIAGGVIGFLFAIFLILLLVYRMRKKDEGSYDLGERKPSSAAYQKAPTKEFYA, from the exons ATGTACCTCGACAACAGCTCCATTGAAGAAGCTTCAGGAGTATATCCTATTGACGATGATGACTATGCTTCTGCATCAGGCTCGG GAGCTGATGAGGATGGAGAGAGTCCAGAGCTGACCACGTCTCGGCCCATTCCAAAGATACCATTCACTAGTACTGCTCCGAGAGTGGAAACCACAACACTGAGCAAGATACAGGACAAGATCCCTGCTCAGACAAAG TCACCTGAAGAAATTGATAAGGAAAAAGTTCACCTCCCTGactcagaaaggaaaatggaCCCAGCTGAAGAGGATACAAATGTATATACTGAGAAGCACTCAGACAATCTGTTTAAACGAACAGAAGTCCTGGCAG CTGTCATTGCTGGCGGAGTTATCGGCTTTCTCTTTGCAATTTTCCTTATCCTGCTGTTGGTGTATCgcatgagaaagaaggatgaaGGAAGTTATGATCTTGGAGAACGCAAACCATCCAGTGCTGCTTATCAGAAGGCACCTACTAAGGAGTTTTATGCGTGA